The proteins below come from a single Streptomyces spongiicola genomic window:
- a CDS encoding VOC family protein — MDINLSQCFIAVDDHDKALAFYRDVLGLEVRNDVGFEGMRWVTVGSPSQPDVEIVLEPPLADPNATEADRRAVAELLAKGMLRGVIFRTGDVDATFERIRAAGAEVLQEPLDQPYGVRDCAFRDPAGNMLRFNQPRDA; from the coding sequence ATGGACATCAATCTTTCGCAGTGCTTCATCGCCGTCGACGACCACGACAAGGCGCTCGCCTTCTACCGCGACGTACTCGGTCTCGAGGTGCGCAACGACGTCGGGTTCGAGGGCATGCGCTGGGTGACGGTGGGCTCGCCCTCGCAGCCGGACGTGGAGATCGTCCTCGAGCCGCCGCTCGCGGATCCGAACGCCACGGAAGCCGACCGCCGGGCGGTGGCCGAACTGCTCGCCAAGGGCATGCTGCGCGGTGTCATCTTCCGGACCGGCGACGTGGACGCCACGTTCGAGCGGATCCGTGCCGCGGGGGCCGAGGTGCTGCAGGAGCCCTTGGACCAGCCGTACGGCGTCCGCGACTGCGCCTTCCGCGACCCGGCGGGGAACATGCTGCGGTTCAACCAGCCTCGCGACGCGTAG